In a single window of the Burkholderia pyrrocinia genome:
- a CDS encoding FAD-binding oxidoreductase → MNALPEHATQRHALAATLGDGWLEGASCEPYATDAALYGGVALGVARPASTADTSALARVAAAHRIALVAQGARTGLVGAAVPDRSGTQCVVSFDRMRAIRAFDPANRSITVEAGARLSDINRVAAEAGLCLPIDLGSDPAAGGLVGANAGGSRLIKYGDVRRNVLGIEVVLADAAGTVIDTLAPLRKRNAGFDVTQCFIGANGANGLVTAVSFALAALERSSCAAFVAFASYDAALAGLLAFERAFGELLSAFEFMSAAAVGCVAAAFPALRVPFAANDAACYALVEIATGMPGLDALLEERALATLDALANERVVLDAACAPAERFWRIRDALPVAVAQEGIPLSFDVSFPRGALASFVTGAEQWIADAHPSLRCHAFGHFGDGGCHLVVSIPHDSAQRYGPLQQVALRGALYDRVARAGGCFSAEHGVGPVNVAYYRKHVPASHRQVAAAVQHAIDPLGLIGRVRY, encoded by the coding sequence ATGAACGCGCTGCCCGAACACGCCACGCAGCGGCACGCGCTCGCCGCGACGCTCGGCGACGGCTGGCTCGAAGGCGCGTCGTGCGAGCCGTACGCGACGGATGCGGCGCTGTATGGCGGCGTCGCGCTCGGCGTGGCGCGACCGGCATCGACCGCCGACACGAGCGCGCTCGCGCGGGTCGCCGCTGCGCACCGGATCGCGCTCGTCGCGCAGGGCGCGCGCACCGGGCTCGTCGGCGCCGCCGTGCCCGATCGCAGCGGCACGCAATGCGTGGTGTCGTTCGACCGGATGCGCGCCATTCGCGCGTTCGATCCGGCGAACCGCAGCATCACCGTCGAGGCCGGCGCGCGCCTGTCCGACATCAATCGCGTGGCGGCCGAAGCCGGCCTCTGCCTGCCGATCGATCTCGGCAGCGATCCGGCGGCCGGCGGCCTCGTCGGCGCCAACGCGGGCGGCAGCCGTCTCATCAAGTACGGCGACGTGCGCCGCAATGTACTCGGCATCGAAGTGGTGCTCGCCGACGCGGCGGGCACCGTGATCGACACGCTCGCGCCGCTGCGCAAACGCAACGCGGGCTTCGACGTCACGCAGTGCTTCATTGGCGCGAACGGCGCCAACGGGCTCGTGACGGCCGTGTCGTTCGCGCTTGCCGCGCTCGAACGGTCGTCGTGCGCCGCGTTCGTCGCGTTCGCGTCGTACGATGCCGCGCTCGCCGGCCTGCTCGCGTTCGAGCGCGCGTTCGGCGAGCTGCTGTCGGCGTTCGAATTCATGTCGGCCGCCGCGGTCGGCTGCGTCGCCGCCGCGTTTCCCGCGTTGCGCGTTCCGTTCGCGGCAAACGATGCCGCGTGCTACGCGCTCGTCGAGATCGCGACCGGCATGCCCGGGCTCGATGCGCTGCTCGAGGAGCGCGCACTCGCGACGCTCGACGCGCTCGCGAACGAACGCGTGGTGCTCGACGCGGCCTGCGCGCCGGCGGAACGGTTCTGGCGGATCCGCGACGCGCTGCCGGTCGCGGTCGCGCAAGAAGGCATTCCGCTGTCGTTCGACGTATCGTTTCCGCGCGGTGCGCTGGCATCGTTCGTGACCGGCGCCGAGCAGTGGATCGCCGACGCACATCCGTCGCTGCGCTGTCATGCGTTCGGCCATTTCGGCGACGGCGGCTGCCATCTCGTCGTATCGATTCCACACGACAGTGCGCAACGGTACGGGCCACTGCAGCAGGTCGCACTGCGCGGCGCGCTGTACGACCGCGTCGCGCGCGCGGGCGGGTGCTTCAGCGCGGAACATGGCGTCGGGCCCGTGAACGTCGCGTACTACCGCAAGCACGTGCCGGCTTCACATCGGCAAGTCGCCGCCGCTGTCCAGCACGCGATCGACCCGCTGGGTCTGATCGGACGTGTCCGCTATTGA
- a CDS encoding TauD/TfdA family dioxygenase, whose product MTDLAFLAAHAAVRLGADDVHCAAVAPGATLPLCVTPRNAELANSPDLFVAWYRSRLDTIDTLLDACGALLWRGFAVPDTAAFGRLGALYPAHANGYTAGAAPRRQIDGQVYESTRMPPPFKIGLHQEMAYMPAFPRLVAFYCRQPADAGGETPICDMRRVTARVPAALRERFAARGVMYLRNFAAPGDRADGLAANPNLPFAAYHRPWDDAFGTAERDEVERLCAARGVGCRWLDDGSVTVSHVGSALRAHPRTGETVWFNQASAQHPNPRSMGELSYRYLQRMYGTRAAFPYEIRYGDGAPMPYDDLAAIYDALDDEELSFPWQAGDVLVVDNMLVAHGRNPYRGARDTQVMLFD is encoded by the coding sequence ATGACCGACCTCGCCTTCCTCGCCGCGCACGCCGCCGTGCGGCTCGGCGCCGACGACGTCCACTGCGCGGCGGTCGCGCCCGGCGCGACGCTGCCGCTATGCGTGACGCCGCGCAACGCCGAACTCGCGAACTCGCCGGACCTGTTCGTCGCGTGGTACCGCTCGCGGCTCGACACGATCGACACGCTGCTCGACGCGTGCGGCGCGCTGCTGTGGCGCGGCTTCGCGGTGCCCGACACAGCGGCGTTCGGCCGCCTCGGCGCGCTGTATCCGGCGCACGCGAACGGCTATACGGCGGGCGCCGCACCGCGCAGGCAGATCGACGGCCAGGTCTACGAATCGACCCGCATGCCGCCGCCGTTCAAGATCGGGCTGCATCAGGAGATGGCCTACATGCCCGCGTTCCCGCGCCTCGTCGCGTTCTATTGCCGGCAGCCGGCCGACGCGGGCGGCGAAACGCCGATCTGCGACATGCGGCGCGTGACGGCACGCGTGCCGGCCGCGCTGCGCGAACGGTTCGCCGCGCGCGGCGTGATGTACCTGCGCAATTTCGCGGCGCCCGGCGATCGCGCGGACGGGCTCGCCGCCAACCCGAACCTGCCGTTCGCCGCGTATCACCGGCCGTGGGACGACGCGTTCGGCACCGCCGAGCGCGACGAGGTCGAGCGGCTGTGCGCGGCGCGCGGCGTCGGCTGCCGCTGGCTCGACGACGGCAGCGTGACCGTGTCGCACGTCGGCAGCGCGCTGCGCGCGCATCCGCGCACCGGCGAAACCGTCTGGTTCAACCAGGCGAGCGCGCAGCACCCGAACCCGCGCTCGATGGGCGAGCTCAGCTACCGCTACCTGCAGCGCATGTACGGCACGCGCGCCGCGTTCCCGTACGAGATCCGCTACGGCGACGGTGCGCCGATGCCGTACGACGATCTCGCCGCGATCTACGACGCGCTCGACGACGAGGAGCTGTCGTTCCCGTGGCAGGCCGGCGACGTGCTCGTCGTCGACAACATGCTGGTCGCGCACGGCCGCAACCCGTACCGGGGTGCGCGCGACACGCAGGTCATGCTGTTCGACTGA
- a CDS encoding TRAP transporter small permease, with product MTRRTSLNSAAAAGASAAAPDGAAPARPHAAPFLRCVNDVLFRVLAVIASACLAVLTVLVFYAVVMRYVFENAPDFVEPIALLLVIVIAMFGAAMKVRDGGHIGLDSLVRRLPPNARNVVIAIQHLSLIAFAIMIMAGCGSMAAETMGDRIPIIGLPEGVRYLIAMPAAIAIILFSLEHLLALRRSSSGQ from the coding sequence GTGACGCGTCGCACTTCCCTGAACAGCGCGGCGGCCGCGGGTGCGTCGGCCGCCGCCCCGGACGGCGCGGCGCCGGCGCGGCCGCACGCCGCGCCGTTCCTGCGCTGCGTGAACGACGTGCTGTTCCGCGTGCTGGCCGTGATCGCGTCGGCGTGCCTCGCGGTGCTCACGGTGCTGGTGTTCTACGCGGTCGTGATGCGCTACGTGTTCGAGAACGCGCCGGATTTCGTCGAGCCGATCGCGTTGCTGCTGGTGATCGTGATCGCGATGTTCGGTGCGGCGATGAAGGTGCGCGACGGCGGCCATATCGGGCTCGACTCGCTCGTGCGCCGGCTGCCCCCGAACGCGCGCAACGTGGTGATCGCGATCCAGCACCTGAGCCTGATCGCGTTCGCGATCATGATCATGGCCGGCTGCGGCAGCATGGCCGCCGAGACGATGGGCGACCGCATTCCGATCATCGGGCTGCCCGAAGGCGTGCGCTACCTGATCGCGATGCCCGCGGCGATCGCAATCATCCTCTTCTCGCTCGAGCACCTGCTCGCGCTTCGTCGTTCTTCGTCGGGACAATAA
- a CDS encoding citrate/2-methylcitrate synthase, producing MDTTLDSAAAATTGDAPRNLLGRPATRHRGTDIDGATLEPEALRVRDLDLNALIGATTFEGALAHLWFDVAPGSVEHEAHEVAIRARLAAFADALAPGSAAQFVAANLGAAGVAPVFAAASGLLRGLDDVQARMHGGEPDDADLDAMLLCAAATPFLLHAAIGGRPFAAGAGASLDAATTQAQRMLVLTGATRTDAAAQAAMDMLLVAWHAGFGYITPTVLAPRVAIGTGVTLTQAIAAGFLASGPSHVGAALEAMHWLGALALSVPGGAGAPSAALDAAGRAAIDAALDAKHTLYGFGHPLFVADPRPPHMRRLFAARGFDGAYVTLFDACCAQADARRALQPNIDFLTAATLLELGVAAPSWGVGVGLGARIAAMAAHAVERRRRPAFGVNSATARRLLAAVPVGWL from the coding sequence ATGGACACGACACTCGATTCCGCCGCGGCCGCCACGACAGGCGATGCGCCGCGCAACCTGCTCGGCCGCCCGGCGACCCGCCATCGCGGCACCGACATCGACGGCGCGACGCTCGAACCCGAAGCGCTGCGCGTGCGCGATCTCGACCTGAACGCGCTGATCGGCGCGACGACGTTCGAAGGTGCGCTCGCGCACCTGTGGTTCGACGTCGCGCCGGGCAGCGTCGAGCACGAAGCACACGAGGTGGCGATCCGCGCGAGGCTGGCAGCGTTCGCCGACGCGCTGGCGCCCGGTTCCGCCGCGCAGTTCGTCGCGGCGAATCTCGGCGCGGCAGGCGTCGCGCCGGTGTTCGCGGCCGCGTCCGGCCTGTTGCGTGGTCTCGATGACGTACAGGCGCGCATGCACGGCGGCGAGCCGGACGACGCCGATCTCGACGCGATGCTGCTGTGCGCGGCCGCCACGCCGTTCCTGCTGCACGCGGCGATCGGGGGCCGGCCGTTCGCTGCCGGCGCCGGCGCATCGCTCGACGCAGCCACGACGCAAGCGCAACGCATGCTCGTGCTGACCGGCGCAACGCGCACCGATGCAGCGGCGCAAGCCGCGATGGACATGCTGCTCGTCGCGTGGCACGCCGGCTTCGGCTACATCACGCCGACCGTGCTCGCGCCGCGCGTCGCGATCGGCACCGGTGTCACGCTGACGCAGGCGATCGCGGCCGGTTTCCTCGCGAGCGGGCCGTCGCACGTCGGCGCCGCGCTCGAAGCGATGCACTGGCTCGGCGCGCTCGCGCTGTCGGTGCCGGGCGGCGCCGGCGCGCCGTCCGCCGCGCTCGATGCGGCCGGGCGCGCGGCGATCGATGCGGCGCTCGACGCGAAACACACGCTGTACGGCTTCGGCCATCCGCTGTTCGTCGCCGATCCGCGTCCGCCGCACATGCGTCGCCTGTTCGCGGCGCGCGGCTTCGACGGCGCGTACGTGACGCTGTTCGACGCGTGTTGCGCGCAGGCCGACGCGCGCCGCGCGCTACAGCCGAACATCGATTTCCTGACCGCCGCGACGCTGCTCGAACTCGGCGTCGCCGCGCCGTCGTGGGGCGTCGGCGTCGGGCTCGGCGCACGCATCGCGGCCATGGCCGCGCATGCGGTCGAACGCCGGCGCCGTCCCGCGTTCGGCGTCAACAGCGCGACCGCGCGACGGCTGCTGGCCGCCGTGCCGGTCGGCTGGCTGTGA
- a CDS encoding ABC transporter permease — protein sequence MTKVFLILVRNELLGYLRSRSSLFWTLVFPVFLLSVMLFAFGGSGSLGTADIAFDVPGGATPYSRACEAQIVASLSHSDTVKATFGGSGAAADRVTVVLGADERTPATIRYDFNGSLAVKAASRVVEIALARCAAQRLGLPAAQARFENAAPARRPFDYGAFFATGILVMAFMAIGLNSTTTAIASLRERNTFKLYVCFPVSRGVFLAALIVARMAMMALSALVLLTVARVAFGIALPIATPDGLRALPIVLLGAAMVLSIGVLLASRTRSLAAAELACNITYYPLLFFSDLTIPMHDAPAWLKAVLAFLPTNQFAVALRGALVDGAPYAQLAPQLLGMAASTALFLFAAARLFRWHDA from the coding sequence ATGACTAAGGTTTTCCTGATCCTCGTGCGCAACGAGCTGCTCGGTTACCTGCGCAGCCGCTCGTCGCTGTTCTGGACGCTCGTGTTCCCGGTGTTCCTGCTGAGCGTGATGCTGTTCGCGTTCGGCGGCTCGGGCTCGCTCGGCACGGCCGACATCGCGTTCGACGTGCCCGGCGGCGCGACGCCGTACAGCCGCGCGTGCGAAGCGCAGATCGTCGCCAGCCTGTCGCACAGCGACACGGTAAAGGCAACCTTCGGCGGCAGCGGCGCGGCGGCCGATCGCGTCACCGTCGTGCTGGGTGCGGACGAACGCACGCCGGCGACGATCCGCTACGACTTCAACGGCTCGCTCGCCGTGAAGGCCGCATCGCGGGTCGTCGAGATCGCGCTCGCGCGCTGCGCCGCGCAACGGCTCGGGCTGCCCGCCGCGCAGGCGCGCTTCGAGAACGCGGCGCCGGCGCGCCGCCCGTTCGACTATGGCGCGTTCTTCGCGACCGGCATCCTGGTGATGGCGTTCATGGCGATCGGCCTCAACTCGACGACAACCGCGATCGCCTCGCTACGCGAACGCAACACGTTCAAGCTGTACGTGTGCTTCCCGGTCTCGCGCGGCGTGTTCCTCGCCGCGCTGATCGTCGCGCGGATGGCGATGATGGCGCTGTCGGCGCTCGTGCTGCTGACGGTCGCGCGCGTCGCGTTCGGCATCGCGCTGCCGATCGCGACGCCGGACGGCCTGCGTGCGTTGCCGATCGTGCTGCTCGGCGCGGCGATGGTGCTGAGCATCGGCGTGCTGCTCGCGAGCCGCACCCGATCGCTGGCGGCCGCCGAACTCGCGTGCAACATCACCTACTACCCGCTGCTGTTCTTCAGCGACCTGACGATTCCGATGCACGACGCGCCGGCATGGTTGAAGGCCGTGCTCGCGTTCCTGCCGACCAACCAGTTCGCCGTCGCGCTGCGCGGCGCGCTGGTCGACGGCGCGCCGTACGCACAACTCGCGCCGCAACTGCTCGGCATGGCCGCGAGCACGGCGCTGTTCCTGTTCGCCGCCGCGCGGCTGTTCCGCTGGCATGACGCATGA
- a CDS encoding class I SAM-dependent methyltransferase: MLLKNLRPANDYDRFATETLEPWDLLFISRIRQLARGMTPGVIADIGTATGVVPVRLATDPAMRDWRYVGIDLDPAMLDEGRPRIHELGLDDTIEMRVGDALALPFDDGTLTMAVGRATLHHLPDKALSLTEMYRVLEPGGIALVHDMRRDAPQHLLDRFTEMRAAADYPPTHVEEKITLDEAHALVAEAGLADVASIYSPSAGLGALGFEILLKKPALA, from the coding sequence ATGCTGCTCAAGAACCTGCGCCCGGCGAACGACTACGATCGCTTCGCCACCGAAACGCTCGAACCGTGGGACCTGCTGTTCATCAGCCGCATCCGCCAGCTGGCGCGCGGAATGACGCCCGGCGTGATCGCCGACATCGGCACGGCCACCGGCGTCGTGCCGGTGCGGCTCGCGACCGACCCGGCGATGCGCGACTGGCGCTACGTCGGCATCGACCTCGATCCGGCGATGCTCGACGAAGGCCGCCCGCGCATCCACGAGCTCGGTCTCGACGACACGATCGAGATGCGCGTCGGCGACGCGCTCGCGCTGCCGTTCGACGACGGCACGCTGACGATGGCGGTCGGCCGCGCGACGCTGCACCACCTGCCCGACAAGGCGCTGAGCCTGACCGAGATGTATCGCGTGCTGGAACCGGGCGGCATCGCGCTCGTGCACGACATGCGCCGCGATGCGCCGCAGCACCTGCTCGACCGTTTCACCGAGATGCGCGCCGCCGCCGACTATCCGCCGACCCACGTCGAGGAGAAGATCACGCTCGACGAAGCGCATGCGCTCGTCGCCGAAGCCGGCCTGGCCGACGTCGCGTCGATCTACAGCCCGAGCGCGGGACTCGGTGCGCTCGGCTTCGAAATCCTGCTGAAGAAACCGGCGCTGGCCTGA
- a CDS encoding acyl-CoA dehydrogenase, with protein sequence MSAYKVSLRELRFFLWELFEADRHFLEHGPYSTHDRASVDALLERARDFALDLGRSYQQADVEGCTLLDDGQVRIPSHFHALWARFRDEWSNTLFGTAHGLPPIVTQMIYEMFMGANPSFMTYGGFTRPAIKLLQMHGTPHQKALIAPLEAYRWDACFCATEPQAGTDLTAVALRATPLERDIYAIAGEKVYISAGMHELTENTLYFVLGRIDTASPDSFSLSCLVVPRFWPDEETGELQPNHVDCVGLPRKMGLKGCANTHLVFGSNGTTKGWLLGGRRNVGLLQLMPLMNQARMSTGMFGVGVASSAYLHAVDYAGRRLQGRPIERASNTNAARVAIVEHADVQRMLVDMKSRVDGCRGLLGKLAATATRAAMLEATPDADPAEIERHRKLQLLLTPICKAFISDQAWRICETAIQVHGGLGYTDASPVEQNARDVKILSIWEGTNYIQAQDLVRDKLGFGRHSRLIQYYRDELDTFLARQHHAGTHAELRPLFDALRAGADRIAAALDDIARDVQDGHTHRSSQFYTRFLEMFGIVTSAWVLLESATIAARRLDAPETADTPAELAFYRGKLKSARYYFANVLPVVDQHAAVIAAMAQAAISVSSEELAQVE encoded by the coding sequence ATGAGCGCCTACAAGGTGAGCCTGCGCGAGCTGCGCTTCTTTCTGTGGGAGCTGTTCGAAGCGGACCGGCACTTTCTCGAGCACGGCCCGTACAGCACGCACGATCGCGCATCGGTCGACGCGCTGCTCGAGCGCGCGCGCGATTTCGCGCTCGACCTCGGGCGCAGCTACCAGCAGGCGGACGTCGAGGGCTGCACGCTGCTCGACGACGGCCAGGTGCGCATTCCGTCGCATTTCCACGCGCTGTGGGCGCGTTTTCGCGACGAATGGTCGAACACGCTGTTCGGCACCGCGCACGGGTTGCCGCCGATCGTCACGCAGATGATCTACGAGATGTTCATGGGCGCGAATCCGTCGTTCATGACGTACGGCGGCTTCACGCGCCCCGCGATCAAGCTGCTGCAGATGCACGGCACGCCGCACCAGAAAGCGCTGATTGCACCGCTCGAGGCGTACCGCTGGGACGCATGCTTCTGCGCGACCGAACCGCAGGCCGGCACCGACCTGACCGCGGTCGCGCTGCGCGCGACGCCGCTCGAACGCGACATCTATGCGATCGCGGGCGAGAAGGTCTACATCTCGGCCGGCATGCACGAGCTGACCGAGAACACGCTGTATTTCGTGCTCGGTCGCATCGATACCGCGTCGCCGGACTCGTTCTCGCTGTCGTGCCTCGTCGTGCCGCGTTTCTGGCCGGACGAGGAAACCGGCGAGCTGCAGCCGAACCATGTCGACTGCGTCGGCCTGCCGCGCAAGATGGGGCTCAAGGGGTGCGCGAACACGCACCTGGTGTTCGGCTCGAACGGCACGACCAAGGGTTGGCTGCTCGGCGGCCGGCGCAACGTCGGCCTGCTGCAGCTGATGCCGCTGATGAACCAGGCGCGGATGAGCACGGGCATGTTCGGCGTCGGCGTCGCGTCGAGCGCGTACCTGCACGCGGTCGACTACGCGGGCCGCCGGCTGCAGGGCCGACCGATCGAGCGCGCGTCGAACACCAACGCCGCACGCGTCGCGATCGTCGAGCACGCGGACGTGCAGCGCATGCTCGTCGACATGAAAAGCCGCGTCGACGGCTGCCGCGGCCTGCTCGGCAAGCTCGCGGCGACCGCGACGCGCGCGGCGATGCTCGAAGCGACGCCCGATGCCGACCCGGCCGAGATCGAGCGCCATCGCAAGCTCCAGCTGCTGCTGACGCCGATCTGCAAGGCGTTCATCTCCGACCAGGCGTGGCGGATCTGCGAAACCGCGATCCAGGTGCATGGCGGGCTCGGTTATACCGACGCGAGCCCCGTCGAGCAGAACGCGCGCGACGTGAAGATCCTGTCGATCTGGGAAGGCACGAACTACATCCAGGCGCAGGACCTCGTGCGCGACAAGCTCGGCTTCGGCCGCCATTCGCGGCTGATCCAGTACTACCGCGACGAGCTCGATACGTTCCTTGCACGCCAGCATCACGCGGGCACGCACGCGGAACTGCGCCCGCTGTTCGATGCGCTGCGCGCGGGCGCCGACCGGATCGCCGCCGCGCTCGACGACATCGCGCGCGACGTGCAGGACGGCCACACGCACCGCAGCAGCCAGTTCTACACGCGTTTTCTGGAGATGTTCGGGATCGTCACGTCGGCGTGGGTGCTGCTCGAATCGGCGACGATCGCCGCGCGCCGGCTCGACGCGCCGGAAACGGCCGACACGCCCGCCGAACTCGCGTTCTATCGCGGCAAGCTGAAAAGCGCGCGCTACTACTTCGCGAACGTGCTGCCCGTCGTCGACCAGCATGCGGCAGTGATCGCCGCGATGGCGCAGGCGGCGATCAGCGTCAGCAGCGAAGAACTCGCGCAGGTGGAATGA
- a CDS encoding TRAP transporter large permease has product MELAILSVSFLIFLVLGVPVSFALGIACVLTYMVEGLPIATAMQAMISGMNAFSFLAVPFFIFSGELMLHGGIADRILRFAQATVGHFRGGLGMANVVACTLFGGVSGSPTADTSAMGGVVIPLMKREGYSAAYAVNVTTHASLAGALMPTSTNMIIYAFAAQGITGMLHGQPVSGVSIGDLLFSGLLPVLWVMGFVLAAAYWQAVRHGYPRRADGSSALPAFPGWYAVLRSFVGAVPGLMVIAIILVCVAKGIATATEAAAIAVVYSLVLTAIVYRTLTVAKLRRALSHAARTTGVVLLLIAVSNMLRFQMSYLEIPDAIEGLLKQSTAAPWLMLLYINIIQVFLGTFVDMAAHILITTPLFLPIAMACGVGPVQFGIMLLLNCSLGLVHPPIGSVQFVGCAIGNVSIGETTKMAWPYYLAIFSAINIVTYLPFFSTWLPSVISGHAVF; this is encoded by the coding sequence ATGGAACTCGCGATCCTGTCCGTCAGTTTTCTGATTTTCCTCGTGCTCGGCGTGCCCGTGTCGTTCGCGCTCGGGATTGCCTGCGTGCTGACCTATATGGTCGAAGGCTTGCCGATCGCGACCGCGATGCAGGCGATGATCTCGGGGATGAATGCGTTCTCGTTCCTCGCGGTGCCGTTCTTCATCTTCTCCGGCGAGCTGATGCTGCACGGCGGCATCGCGGACCGGATCCTGCGCTTCGCGCAGGCGACCGTCGGCCACTTCCGCGGCGGCCTCGGGATGGCGAACGTCGTCGCGTGCACGCTGTTCGGCGGCGTGTCGGGCTCGCCGACTGCCGATACGTCGGCAATGGGCGGCGTGGTGATCCCGCTGATGAAGCGCGAAGGCTACAGCGCCGCGTACGCGGTCAACGTGACGACGCATGCGTCGCTCGCCGGCGCGCTGATGCCGACGTCGACCAACATGATCATCTACGCGTTCGCCGCGCAGGGGATCACCGGGATGCTGCACGGCCAGCCGGTGAGCGGCGTGTCGATCGGCGACCTGCTGTTCTCGGGGCTGCTGCCCGTGTTGTGGGTGATGGGCTTCGTGCTCGCCGCCGCGTACTGGCAGGCCGTGCGTCACGGTTATCCGCGCCGTGCGGACGGCTCGTCCGCGCTGCCCGCGTTTCCCGGCTGGTATGCGGTGCTGCGCAGCTTCGTCGGCGCGGTGCCGGGCCTGATGGTGATCGCGATCATCCTCGTGTGCGTCGCCAAGGGGATTGCGACCGCGACCGAAGCGGCCGCGATCGCCGTCGTGTACTCGCTCGTGCTGACCGCGATCGTCTACCGGACGCTGACGGTCGCGAAGCTGCGCCGCGCGCTGTCGCATGCGGCGCGTACGACGGGCGTCGTGCTGCTGCTGATCGCGGTGTCCAACATGCTGCGCTTCCAGATGTCGTACCTGGAGATTCCGGATGCGATCGAAGGGCTGCTGAAGCAGTCGACTGCCGCGCCTTGGCTGATGCTGCTGTACATCAACATCATCCAGGTATTCCTCGGCACGTTCGTCGACATGGCCGCGCACATCCTGATCACGACGCCGCTGTTCCTGCCGATCGCGATGGCGTGCGGCGTCGGGCCGGTGCAGTTCGGGATCATGCTGCTGCTGAACTGCTCGCTCGGCCTCGTGCACCCGCCGATCGGGTCGGTGCAGTTCGTCGGATGCGCGATCGGTAACGTGTCGATCGGCGAGACCACGAAGATGGCGTGGCCGTATTACCTCGCGATCTTCAGTGCGATCAACATCGTCACGTACCTGCCGTTCTTTTCGACCTGGCTGCCGAGCGTGATCAGCGGGCACGCGGTGTTCTGA
- a CDS encoding ATP-binding cassette domain-containing protein — MSVSFLASVRAMFGPHTAFDRPQRSGTPPLPDAHAPGAALGARAIDVAAGDFRFSARHVRFRLGAITAIVGPNGSGKTTLLETLLGFRRGGSDVRVLDVPAERFMRDTRSLRRLGAQLQKVEYPDHLRVSEIVALHRAMYVHADAAITGVLGIAELLDKPCRALSKGQRQRVDLYVALAHRPELAVLDEPFTGLDRRYAGVVIDLLRQRPRGASVAMICHSEEELAVVDDLVWVRDGGVRYQGDKATLQAELVGDARAVLHCRDETDARALRKRLAALPGVTGVRVSASHVVEAFGDATLHPNVHRIVGEQGIQHLALAPSTPGDLLRLCTEGPVHD; from the coding sequence ATGAGCGTCTCCTTCCTCGCCTCCGTGCGCGCGATGTTCGGCCCGCACACCGCGTTCGACCGGCCGCAGCGCTCGGGCACGCCGCCGCTGCCCGATGCGCATGCGCCGGGCGCGGCGCTCGGCGCGCGCGCGATCGACGTCGCGGCCGGCGATTTCCGCTTCTCCGCGCGGCACGTGCGGTTCCGGCTCGGCGCCATCACCGCGATCGTCGGGCCGAACGGCTCCGGCAAGACCACGCTGCTCGAAACGCTGCTCGGCTTCCGGCGCGGCGGCAGCGACGTGCGCGTGCTCGACGTGCCGGCCGAGCGCTTCATGCGCGATACGCGGTCGCTGCGGCGGCTCGGCGCGCAATTGCAGAAGGTCGAGTATCCCGACCACCTGCGCGTGTCGGAGATCGTCGCGCTGCACCGCGCGATGTACGTGCACGCGGATGCGGCGATCACCGGCGTGCTCGGCATCGCCGAACTGCTCGACAAGCCGTGCCGCGCGCTGTCGAAGGGGCAGCGCCAGCGCGTGGACCTCTACGTCGCGCTCGCGCACCGGCCCGAACTGGCCGTGCTCGACGAACCGTTCACCGGCCTCGACCGTCGTTATGCGGGCGTCGTGATCGACCTGCTGCGCCAGCGCCCGCGCGGCGCGAGCGTCGCGATGATCTGCCATTCCGAGGAAGAACTGGCCGTCGTCGACGATCTCGTGTGGGTGCGCGACGGCGGCGTGCGCTACCAGGGCGACAAGGCGACGCTGCAGGCGGAACTCGTCGGCGACGCGCGCGCGGTCCTGCATTGCCGCGACGAAACCGATGCGCGCGCGCTGCGCAAGCGGCTCGCGGCGCTGCCCGGCGTGACCGGCGTGCGCGTGTCGGCGTCGCACGTCGTCGAAGCGTTCGGCGATGCGACGCTGCATCCGAACGTGCACCGGATCGTCGGCGAACAGGGCATCCAGCATCTCGCGCTCGCGCCCAGCACGCCGGGCGACCTGCTGCGCCTCTGCACCGAGGGCCCCGTCCATGACTAA